One Nicotiana tomentosiformis chromosome 1, ASM39032v3, whole genome shotgun sequence genomic window, ATCGGATCGGCTGAATTCTTTAAAGCTCTTCTTTATGATGCCAGAGAAAAATGATTCTTTAGTGGCTTTCAGTTGGCCTCCTTCTTTACTAGATCCACCAGACTCTAAAGACGAGCCAGTGTTACCATACTCATTGGATGGTATGTCCATCTCAGTTGCTACAGCTGTATCTCTCATGGAGTTTTGCTGTGAAGTAGTCTTTTTCTGCATCAGCTTCTCTGCATCAGAGCGCACACTTCTGTTTCCATGATCCAGGCGGTTGGCAACATGAAATTTGTTAGAATAGTCAAAGTATTCTTGCAGTGGTGAACCAGCTGGTGGTGGAGATTCTTTATCCTTCATTGGCAGCACAAAGTCAGACTTTTCCATTGTTGCCGCAGAGTTAATGAGGCTGTCCTCGTCCCTTGAACTGCGGGAAGATGTAGAACCAAGGCTTCTCATCTCAGCAGATTTAATGGAACTTCCGCGGCCTGTTGACAGTGACCTGAGTTCTTGATCCATTGCATGGAAATCATATCTAGAAGTATCGTAATCTTCAGAAGAGAAGGTCATGCTAGGACGGTTTGTATGTGCATTGGAGTATGGATTCCCTTCATTCAACATGACTCTATGCTGATGATCCATCTTGTCAGTGCTTTTATCCACTCGTTCTTCAATAGAAATAGCAAGTCTATTGTCTAAAACTGCAATAACCATAACTGTAGAACATGCCCCACATTTCATTTTTCGCCTTTTACCTCCACGAAAAACTTCCTTAGGCAATTGCAGCAACTCAAAACAATTGTAGCACGTCAAAAATGGGGCTCCACCAGCCACAGGGCGGCATTGTTGTCCACTAGGCTGCACCCTGGGAGGATGTCGACGAGCATAACCACCCGCTGCAGAGTTCATATCACCAGAATGAGTCATTTGTGATAGAGGATTTTGTTGCTTTAACGGAAGAGGATTGGCATTTCGAGGATTATAATCTTGATTACCAAATGCACCACTATTTTGATGACGGTAGAACATTGGTTTCTGGGGAATGTCAGAGAACCTTTTATCACCAAAACCAGTGGGTGGACCTCGACTATGGATTTGATTTACATTGCAGCAATGAAAACAACTGCAAGATGGATGATGAGGATTAGTCTGAGGCTGGTAAGGTCGAAAAGGATCCATAGGTGGGATTTCATTGTCCATTGACCGCCCAGGAAAATGGGCATGAGATGGCTGCAATTGAAATGGATCTGTGGCTTGGTATGGATCTCCACTAAACAACTGGGAGCTGGGAGGGCCTCCATATCCCTGGATATGGTCTCTAGGAGGATAAAATCCACCGCCAGCTCTATTCATAAAAGGCGAGGGCGCATTGTTGTGGTTCAGATAGGGAGGTCTTTCACCAGATACAGGATTTTGTGCCGAAGCTCTATTCATGATCCTTGTAGAGCTTTGAGGAAACAGATCATAGGGATTTCCATGATGAGCCATCCTCCTTTCAAGTGGGACTCTTTCGTTAGGCTTCTCAGGCACATCACCAAACCGACTGAGCTGTTCTTTTAGctcatcaaactttctcaaaagCTCTGCGCGCTCATCAACGGGACGATCAACCTGATTGAACCCATCCACATCCTTCCTATACAAcctcttatcattatcataatttGAACCTGACCAGTAGCCAGAAGGACCCTCTTCTGAGTTAATGGAGGACGCATACCTCATACCTTCAAGATCAACTCTTCTAGCCCTGGGCAACACCTCTGCCTCAGAATTCTCCTTACTTCTCCAATCTGGAACTCGTCCTGCTCTTCGTGTTTCAATTTCTTTTCCATGCTGGGAGTCAAAATGTTCAAATTCTTTAGCTATACTTTCTTGAAGTTGTTCATCCTGATCGATCCCATCCACATCGTTCCTGTACAACCTGTTATCAGTGTCATAATTTGAGCCTGAACAGTAGCCCGACGGACCTTCTTCTGAGTTAATGGAGGATGAATTCCCCATAACTTGAAGATTAACTCTTCTAACCCTGGGCAAAACCTCAGCCGCACTTCTCTCCCTACTTCTCCTATATGGAACTTGGCCTGGTCTTCGAGATTCAATTTCTTTTCCATTCCGGGAGTCAAAAGCAAACTCATTGGCCATATTTGCTTGACTTTGTTCATCAATGTTAGTCTTATACATCACCCTCTCATCCTCATTAGCCCAATCACCAGCAACATTCCTAAAGCTGGTCCCGTAAGCTTCAGGCGCATCGCGCAAAACCCTCCTCCTCTCCCTTGTGCTGGAAGAACTTGTACTTGACTTGACATCATGCCCGGAACCATCAGCCATATTCATAAGTTTCTTCTCTGAAAGATCAAAATTCTCCACAATTCCTCCCACAGTTTCTTCTACTACGGACTTTCCTACAAATTCCTCCAACTCCCCATTTTTATTTTTAGCTGTAACTTTAAtaggaaaggaaaagaaaaaagacaatCTTAGAAGACTTCCACTATAGCAAGATCCAAACCACAAGTTCAAACAAATCAATCTGACCATATAAAAAAGGGGGACCAGTCAAAGAAAATGCAAAGCAGAGAACTTGAAGAACAAGTCCAAATTCAAGAATTGCTTTTTACCCTTTCTTCTAGGAAACTACCTAAGCAGAAAACAACAAAGAATGCAAAGAAAGGAAGAGTAAGAATGGAAGTGTACCTCGTAAAACAGCACCACAACCACCACACTGGTAAACAGAATAATCAGTGAGCTCCGGAAGCAAATTTTCACACTTTGGGCAACGAACCAAACGAACCTTTGCTGGTTCAGACATTTTAGGATGTCTTTCAAACAATCTTGATAAACACAACAAGGAAAATCACACCAAGCAAACACCTTTGGCCTCTTTCAAAAAAGTATCTATGCTCTTAGCTCTCAACAAGGTTCAGACATTTTAGGAACTCCTTTAAAACAATCTTGAAAACCCCAACGAGGAAAATAATTACCAAATAGCTTACGTACTCTCACAAACTTTTCAATGTTAGTTAGCTGTCATCAATGCCTTTGTACAAGAATGCATCTGAAGAAAAGAATGATAAAGAGGTTATTTTTGCATAAAATTGAACCAGAGAATCTCTAGTAGAAAAAATGGATTTGATAGGAGCTGAAAAGAAACTAAAAATCTAAGTAGGTATGTTGCAGCTGCTTTCTCAGTTCTTTGTTTCACATTTGGGAGAGGGCCGAGTGTACGGACTCTGAGGACTAGAAAATGCatcttattttcttttcttttccactTTTTTTTTATGATTCATAAGAGGAAATGGTGTTATTTAGAAATTAACGAAAACCGAATTATACTAAATACATAGGACTTCTGACAAAAAATTGGAACGGTGACTTTGCAAAATTGCACCAAGTCAATAAATTACTTACGTTATTAGTTTTCTTTTATGAATGGACCAAAAGTTTTGTTTACTGTCAAGtggattttctttttaaaaaaatactaggTGGATAGTAATATACTGCAATATCTACAGTGTTTTCATTTTTAAGTTTCTTCCTTGGAATAAGTCTAGTATTGAAAATGTTTTTGCTGTTATATAATTTAGGGATAATGTTTCTTCCAGCTATGAAATTTGTGCCGACGTGCACACCCTAACACGAGCAGCAATCTTCTCCAAGTTTATAATAATCGTGAGAGATAATTAATGTATTTATTCATCTCCATTTACAATCACTCAAGCAGATTTTTCATGTAGAATATTATCTTAAAACATAAAAGTAGAGAAAAATATGTATATTTTCAAAAGACGCTAAGTTTTATCCacaacaaaatatttaaaatataccGTTCGGAACGGGTTATCTACTTTTCTTCATGTATGAATCTGTAATTAACATTTAGTGGATCTAACTAAGTAAATAGTTTTTGTGTTGTTAGaaaaataacttaaattcttCTCAAAAAAATCAAGATAGACATATTTATCGTCCCAGTTTAATTTATGTGACTTTTTTTAAATATTGATATTTGTTAACAGCTCagattttttaattatttcaacTTTAATTGAGGGGGTAAGAATAAAATAAAGGGGGAAAAATACGTCCCAGTCCTAGCATGGCTGTCTTTGTATGACTTCGTAACGTACTTTCACGTGTAGTGGGGTACGAGTTAAAGAAGTAAAAGTCagaaaaacaaacaaataaataCTCACAAAGCAAAGGAAAACTAAgttttggcctttgtaaaaagaAACTGAACAGGACCCTCTTTGGAACTGTTGTTAATTGTGTTGTTTTCTGCACTTCATATGACTTTGTTTGGAAATTGGGAAGAAATGAAAGCTAAAAGCTAAAATAAACTCATGAGGGAACTGACACTTCTCAGCTTTCCTATCTTGGAGTATTAAATTCTTCAAATTCTATTGGCTCATCATTATGCAGTTAGACCTAACTCCCCTGTCCCTACCACACTTTCTTAAATACTAGTATCGTATACTAATATCAATATGTATTTTCGTTGCTACGAACTAGGATGTATTAATTTGGTATAATTCTAATGATTATCTTGTTTATAAAAGTGATACtctattttaaaatttatagAATATTAATTATCAACAACCACAAATAGGGGTGTACAAAAAAACCCGATAAACCGCACCGAACCGATAATCTGAGTCAAACCGGAAAAAAAAAATCCGATGTgatttggtattggaaaataaaacccgaccataattggtttggtttgattttaactaaaaaaaatcaaatcgaaaccaaaccaacccgatagtatatttatataatttttaaaaatattatatacatataaatatttattgtaatataatatatatatttgtaatgtaatttataaacatttcttaaactttttgacagttttatcttttaacgtattatttcaagtttagactgaacattcttgaatgataaatacattttatagcccataaatgtagtaattcaaacaaaaattaaatcaatactaatgctaacaaaagaaattcaattcaatactaagaatgacgatagtgttcgataattattttagttttacattggtttataatgaaaattcataagttagtttatttttttctttagtgcttagttatgtaattaatattagtacttaatagctatacttattttagcatgacctatatagtatttttagattatgctaatttttattatggcttattaattagtaatatttattttatctttattattgaatattttagtataatgctatgacttatctcatattattgtgttattttcttgaaaaatacattatatgtagttgtattttactaggatttaagaaatatttggagcacaagttatatattttatgcGAAAAAAACTATACCGGAAAAAATCAGAAAAAttcgagaaaaatcgagattgaaaaattcgattttgttggtttggtttggtttataaatttaaaaaccagACACCATTGGGTttgtttgataattgaaaaatccgaaccaacccgacctatgtacacccctaaccacaaccacaacaacaacgatcccagtgtaatcccacaagtagggtctggagagggtaatgCGTACGCAGacttacccctaccttgagaaggtagaggggttgtttccaatagaccctcgtgctcaagaaaagatgaaaaagaagaagCACTAGTAGCAACCAGTAACACCAGCAAGATAATAAGAAAATCGAAGCAAGAATATTAATTATCAGAAAAAATAAACAATTGTTGTTCGAACAGTATTATTGTAATCATGGATTAATGGTCATTtggtaggatgcattagataaaataatgcatgcattagctttgTTTATTATACCTTGTTTGGTTCACGTTTTGAActtatgcattagttatgcaagCATTAATTATACACCATATTTGGTATTGTCCTATGCATAACTAATGAATAGGAAACTATGGTATTAACAATGCAATGGattttaatgcatgcattagcttagTCAAATACAAAATTGCCTTTCAAAATTTATGCTTGATTAAAATATGTTATTATATTAATGCAAGTTTGATGTAAAGTTTGATACTGAAATTGCTCCCGTTCTTTATATCTATACTCCGTCAATTTCTTTATAAATCTGCACTCTAGTACTACGTACTAGAATGCACTTGTCATCAActcattttccttttattttttttaattcgaACTTTCTTTGCCTAATAATCCAAGAAAGTTGAAAATAAAATTACATCCCTAATAGATATAtaaatacttagcatattttttttttataaataaatattcagtTTATACTACAATATAGGCAGACTAATCAAATAGTTTTTTAAAACCCTTTTTCATATAAAAAGTTTCCTTaacatatgtttcttttaaaaagataaaGTGATAGACTAGTTATGAGAGTATTTTTGTAAACAGAAAATTCTTTTAGAAATTGTGCAATATTTTAATACATCAAACCAAACAATAAATATGAAATATGTCAGCATAAGTAATATCAACATTATTAATAAACTCTGTTCACCATTATTCTTATTCGCCCTACCAGACACCTAAAAGTTTTCTCAATCCATTTTTGTAGAAGAAACAACAATAAACAAAATTATTATAGCAGAGGAGCATTTTCCATACAAGCGGAGAGAATGTCGGGGAAACCAAATTTGACCTTCTTTCTTTCACTGGACTTCATCATGTTGTTGAAAATGTAAATCTCACTTTGAATTTTATGCCGAGATGGATTCATAATTTCCACTATATAAGAATAGCTTTTTATCATCTCCCATATTGTTTGCtttaaatatatgtatatatatttaattttattttgttttggttTTGCAGTACATATTGATTTCTTGAAGAATACTATAATTTTATGCCTCCAAACGCCACCTACCCTTTAAGCAAAAGCAAAAGAAAATGGATTAAGTGCATGCAGTTTCTTGTTTACTTTATTAAAGTTTGACTTGTTCATCATAGACGTGTCAAGTTAGCAAATCTTCATTCTTTATACCATTATACCTGCAAATCAACtttcttttttatatttgaaCTGTTTAAGAAAATGTAGTATCATTTTATTTACAGCAAAATAAGCCGTTTCGTCAGAAAGAACTATATTTTTCTACTCCATTCAACTTTTAACAAGTAAAACAATTTGGTCATTGAAGAAAACCAAATCGTCTTTTGCTCATTCCACCTGAGAATTAAAAATCTTCTTTTGCTCATTCCACCTGACTTTTTCGTTGAAAGCTACCGAAGCTTATCAAAtgtaattcacaatatatacctcTTGGTTTGAAGAGCTGTGTTTTTTTTCCCCCAAAAGCAATTGCACATGCAAGAGTTAGACCTAGATTTGGAGTTATTTGAACTTtgattttaaatttgatatttgttttattacacaaaaaaatataaaagaaaattctAAGAGGGCAATACACGCCATGCTGATTAGTGGGATGTCAAAATTTGAGCATCGCTAGTATGTTTTTCCTTCGTACCTTTCTTTGTTCGGAGTTCAATATTTTGGTGTCTTAGGCGTAGAAAAAAAAAACCATATGAGTCCATCCTGAGTTTAGTTTGCCAACCAACTTGACATGTTCAGTCTCGATTTAATCATCGTAGTAGTCCTTTGATGAAAAATATGATCGATCGATCACTAAGTTTGTAATATCAGAtataggggtgtacatggaccgggttggttcgggtttcatcaaaaccaaaccaaatcaattatatcggtttggattgattcggttttgtcgggtttttcggattttttttgttacatgaatattattccaATCTTGCTTTATTAAAGTTAATAGATAGAGTTTTggtaagtgaatatatgtttcctaaaaataaaaaaaattaacaaacaCATGTTCTATTAAAGTATTCTTATGGGAGGATTATTTTTAGTAATATGTAAtaatttattttcttagtcgtctaacaataatttttggttgatgtacgctttcaagtttaatcgaatttaataattaaacataaaaattaatatgacacctaaataatgatatgttctatgtaattttagattatcaaaatactaattcaattacaaaaaagatataagaagttgacatatgaatatgaaagaacaaagaaatGATTGACgcattgtgagcacctaatttttgaccgtgtTTGAATTTTCGcccactcatctcaccaataccaCACTTTATCTCCACTCCACTTTCCCTTGTCCCACACGCtttcccccatgcttgtcccccacactttgtccccactccactttttcTTGTCCCCCACGCTTGCCCTCCATGCTTGTCCCCAATACtttgtcccccactcacaaacCCCATACCCTATTTTCAGCCATTAAAACACACACATAgagacccaaaaaaaaaaagaggacaGACCCCCTCCCTAAAAACAAAAACCTAGCCACGTTTTTCCAGAAAAATGGGAGCTCTCACTCATTCTCTCATCTTCAAGAGAGAAGCAACAACCGCATCCTTCCATGGCTTACACCCTTCTGCTGATTTCTTCTTGAAAACGAAAACAACCTCCAAACTCTCTCATCTCACTCATCTCACTCACTTACCCATTCCCTTTCACGCAAAAGGAAGCCTAGAATTCGCCATCATAAATACCTCTCTGGAGCACTGACTCCCACCCACTAAATAGCAAACTTTTTGGAATTAAAAAAAATCTGAACAAAGGAAAGCAATCAAAAGTTTAAAGCTTAGAGGCAGAAAATCGAGTCAAGTTACTTCTGGTTTCTACTCGTTTCGTTGTGCCTTCGAGCTTAAGCCTTCCATTTCGGTTtcatttggataattttgagctGTATTGTTATTGTCGAGGTATGATTTTTAgtctaaaataatataattatttctagCGTTAGTGTTATGAAATCTGTATCCATGTGTTTACTTCAGCGTTTGTTGAGTCATTTTATTTGTTAATTGTGTAGTTGCAATTTGATGTTAAAATGCTTGATGTAATTGGTAATTAATAATTTCATGTGTTTGACATAAGTCTAATATGGAATATGGAATTCTCCTCATTGATAATTGAGTTCATGAGCTAAaaatggatttttttttttaaatatttgttCTGTATCTTGCCTCTTTAAGTCATTCGATGAGTTCACTAAGTAGTTAAAGGATGGATCTGGGCCAAATGACGCAAGGATTGGAAAAGAAAACCATAGAGAGCTGTTGAGAAATTGTGAATAACTACAAAGTTATCATTTCTGGGTTTGCAAAGTTTGATTCGATCTTTGGTTGTTGTCGTTACTGCTATTCCATTGTTGAGCTCCAACACTTCATTTGAGAGTCTTTTAATTGGTCTTTTCAGCTTGTTTGAACACTGGATGCACACATAATCTCATGTACTTATGTTTGAGTTGTATAATTGAATCACCTAGCTTCCCTCATTAATTTAATGTTGGATTTAGGCTCCTGTTATGGAGTAGTTCAACTATTTATGGTAATTTTCTACTAGTTGGGTTGTAAATAGTGTAAAAGTAGTGCCAACACATTTTTTTTGACTCATGGATTAGTTTAATAGCTGTGAAAAACTAGCAAGTTGTTTCCTATATACTAACGTTAATTTAACATGCTATTGTAATGAACAACTTTCAAATACATAAAGATTCCCCGTTAAGATCTAACACAATTGTTTTGTTTCACTCAAGTCTCATACTTCATCCACAAATAATTCCCATAATTCATAAACCTCACAACAAttctcaaattagtttaggacAACAACTCAGGAATATCGtaacttgctttaggcgcgattaataaattatcgtgactatgggtacgactctcgtggcatggtcacgatacgtaaatatCAAATCGAGTGCGCGTTTCACGATACTtgatcaagaggttgtgagtgggttgctctagtggtgagcaccttccacttccaaccaagaggttgtgagttcgagtcaccccaagagcaagatggggagttcttggagggagagagccgagggtctatcagaaacagcctctctaccccagggtaggggtaagatctgcgtacacactatcctccccagaccccactagtgggattatactgggttgttttgttgttgttgttgttgttgttgttattgttgttattgttgtttcacGATACTTgatcacaactttaaataataataataataataaacatgttgtaaatcgtggGTGTGTTTCACGTGACGCCATT contains:
- the LOC104090025 gene encoding protein ENHANCED DISEASE RESISTANCE 4-like isoform X2, translating into MSEPAKVRLVRCPKCENLLPELTDYSVYQCGGCGAVLRAKNKNGELEEFVGKSVVEETVGGIVENFDLSEKKLMNMADGSGHDVKSSTSSSSTRERRRVLRDAPEAYGTSFRNVAGDWANEDERVMYKTNIDEQSQANMANEFAFDSRNGKEIESRRPGQVPYRRSRERSAAEVLPRVRRVNLQVMGNSSSINSEEGPSGYCSGSNYDTDNRLYRNDVDGIDQDEQLQESIAKEFEHFDSQHGKEIETRRAGRVPDWRSKENSEAEVLPRARRVDLEGMRYASSINSEEGPSGYWSGSNYDNDKRLYRKDVDGFNQVDRPVDERAELLRKFDELKEQLSRFGDVPEKPNERVPLERRMAHHGNPYDLFPQSSTRIMNRASAQNPVSGERPPYLNHNNAPSPFMNRAGGGFYPPRDHIQGYGGPPSSQLFSGDPYQATDPFQLQPSHAHFPGRSMDNEIPPMDPFRPYQPQTNPHHPSCSCFHCCNVNQIHSRGPPTGFGDKRFSDIPQKPMFYRHQNSGAFGNQDYNPRNANPLPLKQQNPLSQMTHSGDMNSAAGGYARRHPPRVQPSGQQCRPVAGGAPFLTCYNCFELLQLPKEVFRGGKRRKMKCGACSTVMVIAVLDNRLAISIEERVDKSTDKMDHQHRVMLNEGNPYSNAHTNRPSMTFSSEDYDTSRYDFHAMDQELRSLSTGRGSSIKSAEMRSLGSTSSRSSRDEDSLINSAATMEKSDFVLPMKDKESPPPAGSPLQEYFDYSNKFHVANRLDHGNRSVRSDAEKLMQKKTTSQQNSMRDTAVATEMDIPSNEYGNTGSSLESGGSSKEGGQLKATKESFFSGIIKKSFKEFSRSDHSAEEEKANTTVNGHLIPDRLIKKAEKRAGRIQPGHYWYDFRAGFWGVTGGPCLGIIPPFIEEFNYPMPEKCAGGNTGVFVNGRELHPKDLKLLSSRGLPAERDRSYIIEISGRVLDEDSGEELESLGKLAPTVEKAKHGFGMRLPKVAA
- the LOC104090025 gene encoding protein ENHANCED DISEASE RESISTANCE 4-like isoform X1, whose protein sequence is MSEPAKVRLVRCPKCENLLPELTDYSVYQCGGCGAVLRVTAKNKNGELEEFVGKSVVEETVGGIVENFDLSEKKLMNMADGSGHDVKSSTSSSSTRERRRVLRDAPEAYGTSFRNVAGDWANEDERVMYKTNIDEQSQANMANEFAFDSRNGKEIESRRPGQVPYRRSRERSAAEVLPRVRRVNLQVMGNSSSINSEEGPSGYCSGSNYDTDNRLYRNDVDGIDQDEQLQESIAKEFEHFDSQHGKEIETRRAGRVPDWRSKENSEAEVLPRARRVDLEGMRYASSINSEEGPSGYWSGSNYDNDKRLYRKDVDGFNQVDRPVDERAELLRKFDELKEQLSRFGDVPEKPNERVPLERRMAHHGNPYDLFPQSSTRIMNRASAQNPVSGERPPYLNHNNAPSPFMNRAGGGFYPPRDHIQGYGGPPSSQLFSGDPYQATDPFQLQPSHAHFPGRSMDNEIPPMDPFRPYQPQTNPHHPSCSCFHCCNVNQIHSRGPPTGFGDKRFSDIPQKPMFYRHQNSGAFGNQDYNPRNANPLPLKQQNPLSQMTHSGDMNSAAGGYARRHPPRVQPSGQQCRPVAGGAPFLTCYNCFELLQLPKEVFRGGKRRKMKCGACSTVMVIAVLDNRLAISIEERVDKSTDKMDHQHRVMLNEGNPYSNAHTNRPSMTFSSEDYDTSRYDFHAMDQELRSLSTGRGSSIKSAEMRSLGSTSSRSSRDEDSLINSAATMEKSDFVLPMKDKESPPPAGSPLQEYFDYSNKFHVANRLDHGNRSVRSDAEKLMQKKTTSQQNSMRDTAVATEMDIPSNEYGNTGSSLESGGSSKEGGQLKATKESFFSGIIKKSFKEFSRSDHSAEEEKANTTVNGHLIPDRLIKKAEKRAGRIQPGHYWYDFRAGFWGVTGGPCLGIIPPFIEEFNYPMPEKCAGGNTGVFVNGRELHPKDLKLLSSRGLPAERDRSYIIEISGRVLDEDSGEELESLGKLAPTVEKAKHGFGMRLPKVAA